One Microplitis demolitor isolate Queensland-Clemson2020A chromosome 2, iyMicDemo2.1a, whole genome shotgun sequence DNA segment encodes these proteins:
- the LOC103572179 gene encoding D-glucuronyl C5-epimerase B, which translates to MFYMMMRINFKTILLVLIVAVISSIFTSWNNCGSSILIRTAEWKTRRDRLANSELGYQEIDCNINGEYLIGCRREGDEVYIPFSFIHKYFEVYGKLATYDGLERFEWLHSYSKIVRPKSKYDPRGVFMTFENYNVEVRERVKCVSGSDGVPMSTQWESQGYYYPTQIAQFALSHYSKNLTEPEPHRKIIEDADKVQQAWVVPQGSVMSRNYDVQSNSYVLRFGTPETSTSGISITLDHVLSFVLKLDLIIKDNGSVTVVMQHRERKDSYYLHYTTSNIVLNTINNHIYYGIGASNSQWKRITRDLVVDLQKGLSVNEKGKKKLSRSKLKIIKIILYGSGKIDNMTLSTSEHMEQFYDAARWFVANQNVTSGGWPNPVRRKVASSIEVLEPGWYSAMGQGHAISVLARAYYHSGDERYLQAAVRGLKPFRITSSKGGVAAYFMDKFVWYEEYPTTPSSFILNGFIYSLIGLYDLKCIATGKDADEATELFDSGMVSLKNMLTLFDTGSGTTYDLRHFTLKSAPNLARWDYHSTHINQLLLLNTIDIDNNDQIFILTAERWIGYMNGKRAAHN; encoded by the exons AT GTTTTATATGATGATGAGAATTAATTTCAAGACGATCCTTCTTGTATTGATCGTCGCCGTAATTAGCTCTATATTTACGTCATGGAATAACTGCGGAAGTAGCATTCTTATCAGGACGGCTGAGTGGAAGACTCGTAGG GATCGGCTTGCTAATAGTGAGCTGGGATATCAAGAGATTGATTGTAATATTAATGGAGAATATTTAATAGGGTGTAGGAGAGAGGGAGATGAAGTTTACATTccgttttcatttattcataagTATTTCGAG gTTTATGGGAAATTGGCTACTTATGATGGTCTAGAAAGATTTGAATGGTTGCACAGTTACTCCAAAATAGTTCGACCTAAATCAAAATATGATCCACGTGGTGTTTTTATGACATTCGAAAATTACAATGTGGAAGTACGTGAGCGCGTTAAATGCGTCAGTGGGAGCGATGGTGTCCCGATGTCAACCCAATGGGAGAGCCAGGGTTACTATTATCCAACCCAGATAGCGCAATTTGCTTTATCGCATTACAGTAAAAACTTAACCGAGCCCGAGCCGCATCGAAAGATCATTGAAGATGCTGACAAAGTTCAGCAGGCCTGGGTAGTCCCCCAGGGTTCAGTGATGTCGAGAAATTATGACGTACAGTCCAATAGTTATGTCTTGAGATTCGGTACTCCGGAAACGAGTACTTCGGGGATATCAATAACGCTAGATCATGTTTTGTCATTTGTTTTGAAGctggatttaattattaaggaCAATGGCAGTGTCACTGTCGTGATGCAACACCGGGAAAGAAAAGATTCTTATTACCTTCATTACACCACCAGTAATATCGTTCTCAACACGATAAATAACCACATTTATTACGGAATCGGCGCAAGTAATAGTCAGTGGAAACGCATTACTAGAGATTTAgttgtcgatttacaaaagGGCTTGAGTGTAAATGAAAAGGGAAAGAAAAAGTTGTCaagatcaaaattaaaaataataaaaataattttgtatggGTCAGGTAAAATAGACAATATGACGTTGTCGACAAGTGAACATATGGAGCAATTTTATGACGCGGCACGTTGGTTTGTTGCTAATCAAAACGTAACATCAGGCGGGTGGCCGAACCCCGTAAGAAGAAAAGTTGCCAGCAGTATTGAAGTTCTAGAACCCGGATGGTACTCGGCAATGGGTCAAGGACATGCTATTTCTGTTCTCGCAAGAGCTTACTATCACTCGGGCGACGAGAGGTACTTACAGGCAGCCGTGAGAGGCTTGAAACCATTTAGAATAACATCTTCAAAAGGTGGAGTGGCAGCTTATTTTATGGATAAATTTGTGTGGTATGAAGAATATCCAACTACACCGtcttcatttatattaaatggTTTTATTTACTCGCTTATTGGTTTGTATGATCTTAAGTGCATTGCAACAGGCAAAGACGCCGATGAAGCAACAGAATTATTCGACAGCGGTATGGTGTCGTTAAAAAATATGCTTACACTATTTGACACTGGTTCTGGCACGACCTATGACTTAAGACATTTCACATTAAAAAGCGCGCCTAACTTAGCGCGCTGGGACTATCATTCCACGcacattaatcaattattacttttaaatactatcgatattgataataacgatcaaatatttatactaaCTGCTGAAAGATGGATCGGTTATATGAATGGTAAGAGAGCTGcgcataattaa